The Rhizobium sp. WSM4643 genome has a window encoding:
- a CDS encoding DeoR/GlpR family DNA-binding transcription regulator, producing MTQKTSRDDDLLDQLTSDSRQTRQIARRRMIAEAVMGEGSMRIEDLTDRFGISLMTAHRDVDELVSRGLFRKTRGIVTAAATNLIESSDVYRSNRQSAEKKLIAEAAMQFVEPGQAIFFDDSTTVLQMAAHLPSKVPVTAITNSLTLMNALTGLHDVTLLALGGQYYNWCNAFMGRMTINEIKALRADVAFISMSAISDGTVLHQSPETVDTKRAMFDCSVKRILLADHTKFERRALHSFAALDEFDVVIVDDKTQPVHIDRMRSRDINVVIAKGAGGRS from the coding sequence GTGACACAGAAGACCAGCCGGGACGACGATCTGTTGGACCAGCTCACCAGCGACAGCCGGCAGACGCGCCAGATTGCGCGCCGCCGCATGATTGCAGAAGCCGTGATGGGTGAAGGCTCGATGCGGATTGAAGACCTGACCGACCGCTTTGGGATCAGCCTGATGACGGCTCACCGCGATGTCGACGAACTCGTCAGCCGCGGCCTCTTCAGGAAGACGCGCGGCATCGTCACTGCGGCGGCGACCAATCTCATCGAATCCAGCGACGTCTATCGCTCGAACCGCCAGTCGGCGGAAAAGAAGCTAATCGCCGAGGCGGCAATGCAATTCGTCGAACCGGGGCAGGCGATCTTTTTCGATGACTCGACCACAGTTCTTCAGATGGCGGCACATCTGCCTTCGAAAGTGCCGGTCACCGCAATCACCAATTCCCTGACCCTGATGAACGCGCTGACGGGCCTGCACGACGTGACGCTGCTCGCCCTCGGCGGCCAGTATTACAATTGGTGCAATGCCTTCATGGGTCGCATGACCATCAACGAGATCAAGGCTCTCAGGGCAGATGTCGCGTTCATCTCGATGTCGGCGATCAGCGATGGCACGGTGCTGCATCAGTCTCCTGAGACAGTCGATACCAAGCGCGCCATGTTCGATTGTTCCGTAAAGCGCATCCTGCTTGCCGATCATACCAAGTTCGAACGGCGTGCGCTCCACAGTTTCGCAGCACTGGATGAGTTCGACGTCGTTATCGTCGACGACAAGACCCAGCCGGTGCACATCGACCGCATGCGGTCCAGAGATATCAACGTGGTCATCGCCAAGGGCGCCGGAGGGCGCTCCTGA